TTAACGGAAAAGAAATCGATTATTAAAGATACACCGTTGTGATAGGCGGGATTCGATTTCGAATGGATTAGATCATTTTgcgcaaaaaaaatgtaaagaacGTTTTTATATTCAAAGTAATTTATTTGAGTGACTTTTAATGTTAGGCTATTTCTTATCACTGTCAGACGATTTTTCGTCTATTCTAGAATTTACTTAAACATATTATCACGAGCATATCAAATCAGCTATTCATTAAACTGAACAACAGGACATCCTTACAGCAGCTTTAGAACGTACAGAAATAAAATATGAATATAAAATCTTTTAATTTAAAACACATATTTGCTCTTCAACCCGGAATGTAGATTGGGTTCTGGTCATATTGCTCATTGGTGAATACGGTCGAGTCAATCGTTGATATCCGACAGCGGGGCATTAGCGTCCTCAGTCGCCCAAACGTAATCGATGTTTTCGATTCATCGGTCGTGAAGATGTAGAAGAAGCAGTTGTTAATGTCCAACTTGTACAGATGTCTGAACTTATCCGGAAAACAGTCGAGCAATGAGATTTCCTGGAAAATCGACCATTAACATTAATAACATATCCGCTAATGTTACTTATTATTATGCACTCACCGTCACAATTGTCCTAAGTTCAAGCTTCTGTAATGTCGAGAGTGCAGGGCATTTTAAGAATAGCTCATTCGATACAGACATATCACGAATGGTCAATGTTTTAAGGAGTGTTAGATGATCTAGAAATTCGAACGAATTTGATGATAATTCGTAGTCGAAATTCAATAGATTTAAGGTTCGTAGGTTCGTAAAAGTTTTGGCGATTTGATGTATGAATTGAGCGTGGTTCTTTTGCGAGCTACTGTAAGAAAGGGTCGTCAGATTGCGGAGATTTGTACATGGTAACGTGGCGTAATGTTTATAAGGCATCTGGAGCTCTTCGAGGTGAGGTAAATCCAAAAGAATAGGTTCTCCTGCAGTTGAACATCCTCGTAGATTTAGGTAACGAAGATTTTTGAATTTGgaaacaaattcaacaattgtCCAGTCTAGTATAATGTAATTTACAGAGAGATACTCTAAGTTTTCTGCGTACGTAAACACATTTAGATAGTTGTGCCGTAACATATTGCATTTGTCGACTACTTCCAGCTTTTTCAGTCCTCGTATTGAATCAATGAACACTTTTATTTCATGCCAACTGCTCACCAATGTGCGTGAAACTGTATATGgtagatatttatcattttcaatagaaatgtTCAGCTTTTCCAGGTTACCGAAGCTACACAAGAACAACTGTGCAACCAAGTCTTTGGATTGAAAGGTAACCGTTAACTCCTTAAGCTGCTGACTAACTGCGTGTAGCAGATTACTGTCACTAGGATATCGGATCACCAAGTCCAGTGAACGAAGATTTGGAGTTTGAAGATGGCACGGTGTGTTTTGGTAAAACGATAGTTTCAATTTCTCCAGTGTCTCACTTTCGATTTGCAACTCTCTGTTCAATGTTCTGAAACCTTCGTTGGCCAAGATGTTTAAACGTTTCAGATGTTTTAGCTTTGGTAGATTCACTATCACTAGGTTACAAAGTTGCTCGTGATCTGATCTCAGGAATAAATCAATGCACTCGACTACTGCTTCACCACTTGGAAAGGCCTCGTTAATTGTCGACAGGAGTTCGTCGGTATCAAGCATGGGGCTTGAGTGGAATTCAATGTTCCGTTGGGTGTTGATTAGACCGACCTCAACTCCTGAGAAGAATTGCACTTTCGTATAGTTATACAGAACCAATTTCGAATGACGTAGATAGCGGTCCGAATTAATGATTCCATTCCAGCGACGACATACCAGAGAGGCACGCTTACGATCATTCCATGTGAGAAAGTCGAATATGCAGCAAAGCACCTAAAACAAATCAATCAgtgaacattttttgctatgaaCAATTGTAGGTAACATTTTAGGTTTTATGGtggatttaaaattgatttaaaaccaGAA
This window of the Aedes aegypti strain LVP_AGWG unplaced genomic scaffold, AaegL5.0 Primary Assembly AGWG_AaegL5_hic_scaff_1970_PBJ_arrow, whole genome shotgun sequence genome carries:
- the LOC110680891 gene encoding uncharacterized protein LOC110680891 gives rise to the protein MEINSFPSEVLCCIFDFLTWNDRKRASLVCRRWNGIINSDRYLRHSKLVLYNYTKVQFFSGVEVGLINTQRNIEFHSSPMLDTDELLSTINEAFPSGEAVVECIDLFLRSDHEQLCNLVIVNLPKLKHLKRLNILANEGFRTLNRELQIESETLEKLKLSFYQNTPCHLQTPNLRSLDLVIRYPSDSNLLHAVSQQLKELTVTFQSKDLVAQLFLCSFGNLEKLNISIENDKYLPYTVSRTLVSSWHEIKVFIDSIRGLKKLEVVDKCNMLRHNYLNVFTYAENLEYLSVNYIILDWTIVEFVSKFKNLRYLNLRGCSTAGEPILLDLPHLEELQMPYKHYATLPCTNLRNLTTLSYSSSQKNHAQFIHQIAKTFTNLRTLNLLNFDYELSSNSFEFLDHLTLLKTLTIRDMSVSNELFLKCPALSTLQKLELRTIVTEISLLDCFPDKFRHLYKLDINNCFFYIFTTDESKTSITFGRLRTLMPRCRISTIDSTVFTNEQYDQNPIYIPG